From a single Nymphaea colorata isolate Beijing-Zhang1983 chromosome 4, ASM883128v2, whole genome shotgun sequence genomic region:
- the LOC116253182 gene encoding probable glycosyltransferase At5g11130 encodes MDKQRLPFITSDPEQALLYFFPFSVQRMRRFVASKAGVVALHRMWAVISDYVQVIANKFPYWNSTNGADHFMVTCHDWAPYVTVKQELVKKGFNPRKDVPLPEFYFKFRLPRAVRTPTPPSSKRVLAFFAGGNHDSVRKFLFEHWDGKDPQIQIFQRLPRGQSYKEHMMNAKYCLRPSGYEVASPRLTESILAGCMPVPISDGYVLPFSDVLDWSQFSVPIPVQKIPELKKILINIPEHSYLKLQANVMRVQKHFVFNDPPKRFDVIHMLFHSIWLRRLNVRSHD; translated from the exons atggacaagcagaggctgcCCTTTATCACCAGTGATCCAGAGCAGGCCTTGCTCTACTTCTTCCCTTTCAGTGTTCAAAGAATGAGAAGATTTGTCGCATCCAAGGCCGGCGTTGTGGCTCTTCACCGAATGTGGGCAGTCATCAGTGACTACGTCCAAGTGATAGCAAACAAGTTCCCATATTGGAACAGCACAAATGGTGCAGATCATTTCATGGTCACCTGCCATGATTGG GCACCATATGTCACTGTAAAGCAAGAGCTCGTCAAAA AAGGCTTCAATCCAAGAAAGGATGTGCCACTCCCAGAGTTCTACTTCAAGTTTCGTCTCCCAAGAGCCGTCAGAACCCCAACTCCACCTTCCTCAAAAAGGGTATTAGCATTTTTTGCAGGAGGCAACCATGACTCCGTTAGAAAGTTCCTCTTCGAACATTGGGATGGTAAGGACCCCCaaattcaaatctttcaacgttTGCCTAGAGGCCAAAGCTATAAGGAGCACATGATGAACGCCAAGTACTGCCTCCGCCCAAGTGGGTATGAAGTCGCCAGCCCTAGGCTCACTGAATCCATACTGGCTGGTTGCATGCCGGTGCCGATTTCCGATGGCTATGTGCTCCCCTTCAGTGATGTTCTAGATTGGTCTCAGTTTTCGGTTCCAATTCCAGTTCAAAAGATACCCGAACTTAAAAAGATTTTGATTAACATTCCTGAACATTCATACTTGAAGTTGCAAGCAAATGTTATGAGGGTCCAGAAGCACTTTGTGTTTAATGACCCTCCCAAGAGATTTGATGTCATACATATGTTGTTTCATTCTATATGGCTTAGAAGACTTAATGTGAGGTCACATGATTAG
- the LOC116252363 gene encoding probable glycosyltransferase At5g20260 → MKEYITAVLLLFILIFSVAVINSNTGGKTSPVLTFLLSPATSSTSGYLKTASDAPATRKWRKDGKTGRWEKMEEGLARSRASIRRAILERNCTSRKRQSYIPSGSIYHNPYAFHQSYIEMEKRLKIWIYKEGEPPMFHEGPCGNIYSIEGQFISEMDENGPFVTRNPEEALVYFLPFSVVRMVGFVYEKGSLDRQSLPDITSDYIQVISAKYPYWNRTHGADHFMLSCHDWAPYATIGRPVFKNLIRVLCNANSSEGFFPTRDAPLPEFNMGHKLPVPVVDPSPLSAKTMLAFFAGGNHGVVRKILFKEWKDKDPQVQIFEYLPKGLDYGEFLRKTKYCLCPSGYEVASPRITESILAGCIPVPISDSYVLPFSDVLDWTQFSVPIPVSRIPEIKEILRGIPESTYLKLQANVLKVQGHFAVNRPAKRFDVMHMLLHSIWLRRLNLGLEDV, encoded by the exons ATGAAGGAATACATCACAGCAGTCCTGCTGCTGTTCATCCTCATATTCTCTGTGGCCGTCATCAACTCCAACACAGGTGGTAAAACCTCCCCTGTTCTCACCTTCCTTCTTTCCCCTGCCACATCCTCTACCAGCGGCTATCTCAAGACTGCATCAGATGCTCCAGCAACA AGGAAGTGGAGGAAAGATGGAAAGACGGGCAGGTGGGAGAAGATGGAGGAAGGTCTAGCGAGGTCGAGGGCGTCCATCAGGAGGGCGATCCTGGAGAGAAACTGCACTTCTCGGAAGCGGCAGAGTTACATCCCCAGCGGCTCCATCTACCACAATCCCTACGCTTTCCATCA GAGCTACATAGAGATGGAGAAGAGATTGAAGATATGGATCTACAAAGAAGGTGAACCTCCCATGTTCCATGAAGGCCCATGTGGGAATATATATTCAATAGAAGGCCAATTCATCAGTGAGATGGATGAGAATGGACCTTTTGTCACCAGGAACCCCGAAGAAGCCTTGGTCTACTTCCTTCCCTTCAGTGTGGTCAGAATGGTCGGTTTTGTCTATGAAAAGGGCTCGCTTGATCGGCAATCCCTACCAGACATAACGAGCGACTACATCCAGGTCATATCGGCCAAGTATCCATATTGGAATCGGACCCATGGTGCAGACCATTTCATGCTCTCTTGCCATGACTGG GCACCGTATGCTACAATCGGCCGACCTGTGTTCAAGAATTTGATCAGAGTTCTGTGCAATGCCAACTCCTCCGAAGGTTTCTTCCCAACGAGGGATGCCCCTCTCCCAGAATTCAACATGGGGCATAAGCTTCCGGTTCCTGTTGTCGATCCATCGCCGCTTTCTGCAAAAACCATGCTGGCATTCTTCGCCGGAGGCAACCATGGCGTAGTAAGAAAAATTCTCTTCAAAGAATGGAAAGACAAGGACCCACAGGTTCAGATCTTCGAGTACTTACCAAAAGGCTTAGACTACGGAGAGTTCTTGAGGAAGACCAAGTATTGCCTCTGCCCAAGTGGGTACGAAGTCGCCAGCCCCAGAATCACAGAGTCGATACTCGCCGGCTGCATTCCGGTGCCGATCTCCGACAGCTACGTGCTCCCCTTCAGCGATGTGCTCGACTGGACTCAGTTCTCCGTCCCCATTCCGGTGTCAAGGATACCTGAAATTAAGGAGATTCTCAGGGGCATTCCGGAGAGCACGTACTTGAAGTTGCAGGCGAATGTGTTGAAGGTTCAAGGGCACTTCGCTGTGAATCGCCCTGCTAAGAGGTTTGATGTCATGCATATGTTGTTGCATTCAATATGGCTCAGAAGACTTAATTTGGGACTTGAGGATGTCTAA
- the LOC116253434 gene encoding probable glycosyltransferase At5g20260 produces MREDLSAILFLVLLAFSAAIFNSYNGSGTSSAVLSFRLTPVTMSAPAPIDSAPATMSAPAPAPAPTDSAAAPMPESAHEMANATLSTVSNASATAGSGSTQTRGSGVEMSRLEKLEEGLARSRAAIRRAALARNYTSYRKRRGFVPRGPIYHNSYAFHQSYVEMEKRLKIWIYREGEPPIFHDGSSMGLYSIEGHFIQEMDKQRLPFITNDPEQALLYFLPFSVERMVRFFYKKGSTVNVVKLISVVISDYVQVVANKYSYWNSSNGADHFMVACHDWAPYATVKQEVIKSLMRVICSANISEGFNPRKDVPLPEFNFRFRLPTVVRTLTPPSSKRTLAFFAGGNHGSVRKFLFEQWDGKDPQIQIFERLPRGQSYKEHMMNAKYCLCPSGYEVASPRLTESILAGCVPVPISDGYVLPFSDVLDWSQFSVSIPVQKIPKLKEILSNISEHSYLKLQANVMKVQKHFVINDPPKRFDVVHMLFHSIWLRRLNVSVTVVFANQIKDHDKINESNDPGEGSVHHLNTKAKIEVIPKVKKMDYWARSIAHQQALTSKPIDANDLATSILGVGGLPIHEYEAFQTALNTRLEGITLCNLLGMLRTHEALLQDIENMSPPSTNVTSKSDATIGTTTNTNDILKVLKQVRKTKVLLFCMWSHSITVLYNMSIMPKTLSWTPAMQVLSERPRQLQTLFHTRAIAQADTSGWYLDASPTHHVASEFSVSVQHIKG; encoded by the exons ATGAGGGAAGACTTGTCAGCCATTCTGTTCCTGGTCCTGCTCGCATTCTCAGCGGCCATCTTCAATTCCTACAATGGCAGTGGCACAAGCTCCGCTGTCCTCTCCTTTCGTCTCACCCCTGTGACTATGTCTGCCCCGGCTCCCATTGATTCTGCTCCTGCAACTATGTCTGCTCCTGCTCCTGCTCCAGCTCCTACTGATTCTGCTGCTGCGCCGATGCCTGAGTCTGCACATGAAATGGCCAACGCCACACTCAGCACCGTCTCCAATGCTTCAGCGACGGCGGGCTCGGGCTCG ACGCAAACGAGAGGCAGCGGTGTTGAGATGAGCAGGTTGGAGAAGCTGGAGGAGGGTCTCGCCAGGTCGAGGGCTGCCATTAGAAGGGCTGCTCTGGCGAGAAACTACACTTCTTATCGGAAGCGCCGGGGCTTTGTGCCGAGGGGGCCCATCTACCACAACTCTTATGCATTTCATCA GAGCTACGTAGAGATGGAGAAGAGGCTGAAGATATGGATCTACAGGGAAGGGGAGCCACCCATTTTCCATGATGGTTCTAGCATGGGACTGTATTCGATAGAGGGCCATTTCATCCAAGAGATGGACAAGCAACGGCTGCCCTTCATCACCAATGACCCAGAGCAGGCCTTGCTCTACTTCCTTCCATTCAGCGTTGAAAGAATGGTCAGGTTCTTTTACAAGAAGGGCAGTACTGTGAACGTTGTAAAACTCATCTCGGTCGTGATCAGTGACTATGTCCAGGTGGTAGCAAACAAGTACTCATATTGGAACAGCTCCAACGGTGCAGATCATTTCATGGTTGCCTGCCATGACTGG GCGCCATATGCTACTGTAAAACAAGAAGTCATCAAAAGTTTGATGAGGGTGATATGCAGTGCCAACATCTCAGAAGGCTTCAACCCGAGAAAGGATGTACCGCTCCCGGAATTCAACTTCAGGTTTCGCCTCCCAACAGTTGTCAGAACCCTGACTCCACCTTCCTCAAAAAGGACGTTAGCATTTTTTGCAGGAGGCAACCATGGCTCCGTCAGAAAGTTCCTCTTTGAACAATGGGATGGCAAGGACCCGCAGATTCAAATCTTTGAACGCTTACCCAGAGGCCAAAGCTACAAGGAGCACATGATGAATGCCAAGTACTGCCTATGCCCAAGTGGATATGAAGTCGCCAGTCCCAGGCTCACTGAATCCATACTGGCTGGTTGCGTGCCGGTGCCGATTTCCGATGGCTATGTGCTCCCCTTCAGTGATGTTTTAGATTGGTCTCAGTTTTCCGTTTCAATTCCAGTTCAAAAGATACCCAAACTTAAAGAGATTCTGAGTAACATTTCTGAACATTCATACTTGAAGTTGCAAGCAAATGTTATGAAGGTCCAGAAGCACTTTGTGATTAATGACCCTCCCAAGAGGTTTGATGTCGTGCATATGTTGTTTCATTCCATATGGCTCAGAAGACTTAATGTGAG CGTAACTGTTGTGTTTGCAAATCAAATAAAGGATCATGACAAAATTAATGAGAGCAACGATCCAGGAGAAGGATCCGTGCATCATCTCAACACAAAAGCAAAGATTGAAGTCATTCCTAAAGTTAAGAAAATGGATTACTGGGCTCGAAGTATTGCACATCAGCAGGCTTTAACGTCAAAGCCTATTGATGCCAATGATTTAGCTACCTCCATTCTTGGTGTTGGTGGGCTTCCGATTCATGAATACGAGGCTTTTCAAACAGCTCTTAACACTCGATTAGAAGGTATTACCCTGTGTAACCTTCTTGGGATGCTCCGCACTCATGAGGCATTGCTTCAAGACATTGAAAACATGTCTCCACCTTCTACTAATGTCACCTCTAAATCGGATGCAACAATAGGCACAACAACAAATACAAATGACATCCTCAAAGTACTTAAACAAGTGCGGAAAACAAAAGTTCTCTTGTTTTGCATGTGGTCACACAGCATAACTGTGCTATACAACATGTCAATTATGCCGAAAACATTGTCATGGACACCAGCGATGCAAGTCCTTTCAGAAAGACCAAGACAGTTGCAGACTCTATTTCACACTAGAGCTATTGCTCAAGCAGATACTAGTGGATGGTACCTAGATGCGAGTCCCACCCATCATGTGGCATCGGAATTTAGTGTCTCAGTTCAGCATATAAAGGGATGA